Within Dromaius novaehollandiae isolate bDroNov1 chromosome 8, bDroNov1.hap1, whole genome shotgun sequence, the genomic segment CCCACGGGGACTTCCTCTACGACGTGGACCCCCGGCCAGCCTTGGGCACGGCCTCCAACGTCTGCTTCGAGGTGGATGACGTACCTGGGCTCTGTGAGCGGCTGCAGAGCCGGGGGTGCTCCCTGCAGGTGCCCCCCACCGAGGTGGGTGATGACGGTGGCTCCGTCACCTATGGGGTGGTTAGCTCCATCGTGGGCAACATCAGCCATACCCTGCTCGACCGATCCCGCTACCGGGGGCCCTTCCTGCCTGGCTTCCAGGCAATCCCGGGAGCCCCCCCAGATGTTGGGGATCAAGTTGAAATCACCCACTTTGACCACATCACCTGTGTCTGCTCACGGGGCAGTGCCAGGGCAGCTCTGGACTGGTACCAGCAATGCTTTGGTTTCCAGCGCTTCCTGCTGAACCCGCAGGAGACCCTGGCCGAGGGGTACGCGATCAGCGGGCAGGGGGTCGGCATGCTCCTCCTGGCACTGCAGAGCACCAAGGGCGCCCCAGCCCCGCCACCCCACAACTGCAAACTCATCCTCGTCGAGTCCCTCTCGCAGGACAGCACAAACCAAGTCGATACCTTCCTGGAGCAGCACGGGGGGGCTGGGATTCAGCACGTCGGCCTCTGCACCCCAGACATTGTCAGCACAACCAGGGCCTTGAAGCAGGCCGGTGTGCAGTTCTTCATGCCCCCTACCACCTATTACAACCAGGGGGGCAAAGAGGAGGAGATCCAGGGCACTGGGCAAGACCCCCGCACACTAGCAGAGCTGGGCATCCTGCTGGACACTGCAGTGCCCGAGGATGGCAAGAATGGCTGGCTGGGTGCTGACACCTCAGAGACCCCCAcccagaagaaatatttaatgcaGATCTTCACCCACCCCATCTTCCCCGAGGAGACCTTCTTCCTGGAGCTCATTGAACGGCGGGGTGCCCCGGGCTTCGGGGAAGCCAATATACGGGCACTGTGGAAAGCCGTGCAGGTCCATATGGcccagcagcagtagcagcaactCCACAAGCCTCCTCCTGTCCCCCCTGGGGGTGGGACCCCACTGCAGATACCAACATGCAACCGCAGCACGGCTGAGGTTAGCAGGGACTTTGGGAAGTCTCTGATCCAACCCAAAGCCAAGCTCAGCTCAGGGCCAGCTGAGGATGGAGATTGATTTCTCCCCTCCCTGAACTCCCCCTTCCAGTGATTTATCACCCCCTTGTACATATGTTTTTGTCTTAATTTAAACTTAACCTAAGCAGACTTGCATCTGCTGCATGGACAGGTTCACTGCAAGCTGTGCAGGGATGAAGCCCCAGAGGCAAGGGGCTgccagagggaagggagcaggcaTGGACACAGCCACCACATGGGGGTTATGGCCTAGAGCCCTGCCAGCTCTGGTACAGTGACTTCCTCTTAATTATCTCAATTAAAGAGCTAACCTTAAAACAgtgctttggctttttttcctcctgtttagGAGCTGCCAGGCGATGCTCTGGGTGCCTTATTGCATAGGGGTTCACAAGCCCATGGATTATCAAGATCACCCAAGAAATCACTGCTTTCACCAGCCCAGCCATACGTGTCCTGCCTACCATCTTTGTATTTGATGAAAGCTGCAGGCATGGTGAGGGAGGGTCATGGCAGCTGCCCTGCACCCCTGGCTCAGCAGACCCACAGTGTAAAGGTAGCAGAAGGTGACTTAAAAAAACTTTAGGAGATTTATTAGAAAGCTTGTGGCTCAGATTCAATAAAAGCAAGTATAAAAGGGGCCTTCGGAGCCCATGATGGGTACAGCAGCATCCCCAGTTGCTGGCTGGTGGCCAAGTTGCAGGCAAGCACCTGGACACTGCAGCAGGAGAAGACAGCTCCTGGAGAAGATAAGGCAGTGGCAGATGCAGCGGCACCCTTCCCACCGCCAGAGACCTCTGCTACCGCCAGGCAGCAGCGCCAGGAGCAGTGGCCACAGCGGGCTGAAAGACCCAGGCCAGGGCACCAGCCATACTCAGCAATCTCACTCTCTCCTGCGAGCTGAGCAGGAAAGGAGAGCCCAGCTCTGGATAGTGTTGACCTTAGGACCACGCTGGCCATTTAGAGGCCCATGGGGAGGCAGGTGCGTTTCCGTGGCTGAGCTGGGGGAGGCGGAGGTCCGTACTGATGGCATTGAGGCTGGAAAGAGGAGCAGGAGGCCATCGTGGGGTCTGCACCCTCCTGTGAGCCTTAGGCCAGTGCTGGAGTGATGTGGGAGAtgccgtccccatccccatgcccTGGGCAGGACTCACCACAGCGCAGCTCTCCAGCGGTCTCAGCAGCCGAAGGTGCCATCACTGGGGGCTCGGTGCCCGGAGGAAGGCGTGGAGGGAGAGCTGTGTCCCAGTGGGGCAGCTACTGGCTCCCCCTGGCTTCGCCCCCCGCTTCCTCTTGGAGCCCTGCAGAAGAGGCCATCTGggcctgagccaagccctgaggggcccccagggaccccccccttCAGGGCAGAACTAGGGGAACCCCAACACAGGAGATCTCCAGAGGCAAAACCAGCCAGGCAAATCCCCCCCAGCACCGCCCTGCCCCAGGCCAGGGCTGCCGCAGGTCCTGCCTTGGCCTGACCCCACACCCCCACAGGGATCCCACATGCCCCAAGGCCTCCAGCAGTGCAGGCTGTGGCCTGGCCTGTGGCAACACCAAGCGGCTCCCAGGTCCCTCCTTCACCCCCGCCAGCCATGCCCACCTTGCCAAAGCCGTTCTGCTCCCCACACTGCTTCTTGCACGCTTTCAACACCTGAAAGAAGCCCAAGAGAGCCCAGAGCTGAATGACATCCAGGGCCTGGAGTCAGGACAGCCCCGCAGAAGTCAGGGGGACTTCAGAGGTGTCAGagacagagggaagggaagaaaggccCAGGTCCCCCGCAGTACCTTCTTCATGGCCGTGGACACAGCCGAGGCATGGAACTCCTCCTCCGTCACCCAGCGGGATGGGGACAACGCTGGGTCAAGGGTCACATCCCCATCCATGGGTAGGGAGTAGACCACATACGTCTGATGGATGTGGGAGAAGATGTGGATGACCTGTGAGCAGATGGGAACAGGCTGAGATGGGCAGCCAGGGAAGTGCCGCTTGCTCGGCTTCCCCACACATGAACCAAGGTCTGTCAGGGCTCAGAGGAGCAAGGCAGGCCCTGGAAGGGAGGGGGCtaaggggagagaaggggaacCCCCTTCCTCGTTCTGCTGCATCCCTCCAAGCTGTGCCCGGGGCTTGCACTGctaccctctgagcccaggctcACCTCTCCAACATACCGCAGGCCTCCTGCTGCGACAGGCCACCCTGTCCAGGCCCGCAGATGATCCGCCAGCGCctccctctgcttctcctcctgcagacCCAGAGCCAGTGGAAGGCTTGGGAACTCCCAGAGCCCGGCCAGgagccctggggagaggggacagagatGTGAACAGGCAGAAGGTGCAGCTGGGGCCACTGAGCCTCATCACAGCCCTGACAGGCTCCTTTCGCCTGCAAGGAGCACTGCTCTGGTGTGTCCCGTTCCCAGGTTGCTCCGTCCCTCAAGCAGCCAGGAAGGGGCCACACAGTGCCTTCACCCTCCTCGCACCCAGCACCAGTACCTGAGCTGGGTCTCTGCACGATGAGGTACTCCAGGGCCCCGCAGCGGCCCCTCCGCTCCAGCACGCACGTGGCCGTCCACGCCACCCGCGGCTGCTTCTTTGCTGCTTTCCGGGGGAAGTTGGTCACCCCCAGGCTGCTGTCCCACGGCTCCGTGGCCGGGGGGCAAAACGGACAACCCCCAACACCTGCAAACACCAAAGCAACAGTCACTGCGGGGCCGTACCCAGAGCTGCAAAAGGGTTCCCCCCACCGCGGGTGCTTACTGCAGTCCTCGACATCAGGCACCGGGAGGCAGGTCCCAAGCAGCCTCTGGGAGGCCAAGGCCAGCTCCTTCTCCACCTGTGGGGCAGGATAGGGAGAGGGACAGGCTCACCCATCAGCCAGCCTTGTCCCGTGCTCGGCAACCCCTCCAGGCCGGCACCGGGCAGGGATGCAGGATGATGCCCAGCCAAGGACGGCTCGCAGCAGTGGTCCAGGACAGGGACAGATAAGAAGCATCCAGAGAGTGGGCTCAGAGTGACTTCTTGCAGGCCTCATGGGAGGGCTGGCAGCCCCCAGCCACCTGCAGGCTAGCACAGGACGGGCTTGGGGACCGTACCTACCCTGCGCCGTGCTCGGCAGTGCTGCTTCACGGGGCACTGCTCACACAGCGGGGCCTTGGGCACGCACACAGTAGCCCCCAGCTCCATCAGGGCTTGGTTAAAATCCCCCGGGCGGCTCCTGTCTACCAGGGCGTTGGCCATGTCCCTGGGAGAAACGGCAGTGAGCGGTGCGAGGCTCCGCAGGGAAGGGCCCGCGGGTCTCCTGCCTGCAGAGGGAGATGCTCCCAGCTAGGCAGAGGCAACATGAGTCCTTTCCCTTGTGCAGGGACTGCGACTCCCAGCACCAGTTTCCCCAAGAGCTCCTGCACCCCTTGCTTCCCTCCACAGGCTCAGCTCCCCGAGGCTCCCAAATCCCATCCTCAGCCACAAATGAGCAGAGTCGCAATTACCACCACCAGAGCCGATGCGAACGAGCCCTTGGTGGATGCTGGAGAAGAGGGACAGCTCTGCACCCCtctgcctgcacccagccccaacCACATAGCTCAGAGCTGGGGAAGGAGCGTTCCCCTCACCAGAGCCGGTCGATGACCGCCGGGTTGCTGGAGTCGGCACCGATGCACCGCAGGCGGCACAGGACACGGATCACGTTCCCATCCACAACACCTGTAGCCTGGGATGAGGAGCCAGATGGCAGTGGTTAGTGCGCTGGGCCCTgcctgtgctccctgcaaggagggagctggtgcagggcaggagggagggagggaaatggaTGAGCCCGACTCCAACCCACAGGTTGAACTGGGCAGTGGGTGAGACGAGCTGCAAAGCAGGGGAGAACCAGAGCCACGTGCAGAGCCCCCAGGCAGCCTCAGCTCCGCGAGCTCCGGGTGGCAGAGGGGAGAGCGCAGCTCCTCTGCTTGCCGCTATCACCCAGCTCTCACCTGCCCATATGAGATGGAAGCAATGGCTCCCGCTGTGTATCTGCCCACTCCCGGCAGAAGTTTCTGCAGGTCCTCAGCCGTCCTGGGCATCCTGCCAGCCAGCTCGGACACAACCTGCAAGAGAGGCGATGCCCAGGGTCAGAGGAGCAGCCATGGTGTGTGTGTGACCCATTCTGCCCACAGTAGAGAGGGATCCCACTCTCTGCGACCCCACACCCGAGCACTGCCACCAgacacagccccaggcaggcagggcaggtgtGAGCCAGCACCACCCCACGGGCTGCAGAGGGGTTAGCAAATGCCCCCAGCACCTCAACACCCAGGCACCTTCCTCGCCGCCTCCTGCAGACGCTTCCCTCGTGAGTAGTAGCCGAGTCCTGCCCACAGCTCATTCACCTCCTGCTCCAAGAGACACGATGTGGTGTAAGATGGGTCAACAGGAAGGGCCACAAGCACAGGAGAGTGCCCAGCTCCAAGCAACGCTCACCTCCAGGGACGCCTCCGCCAGAGCCTGCAGCGTTGGCCATTTCTGCGgtacagagggaagggaaaagctaGGAGCAAGCACAGCCGTGCTCTGCAGCTGGGGATGTGCCACAGGCAACAGCCAAGATCTCCAAAACAGGGGGCTCCAAGTACAGGACTAAGCCATGGGGAACAGTCACCTGCATCCAGCGGTTGTAGTAGTCGATCACTGTAGCCACCTGTGTCTGCTGGAGCATGATCTCAGACACCCACACTGCAGGGAGCACAGGCGGGATCAGAGCAGAGGTACCAACACCACTGACCCCACCAGGGTGAAGCCTCCCACACCACAGCCACATTAGGACTGTGGATGACAAGCACTGCAGCAGCCACCGACTCACAGGACCCCTTCCCAACCCCCTCCTTCCCCACATGCTGTCCCACCAGAGCTCCCCTGAGCCTAAAGCTGGATCTCAGGCCCCCCAAGAGCCTTGCTAGTGGGGCTTGGAGGCTATCACGGCCACCCCAAAGGGCCAGGCAGGTCCCTGCTTCTCACCTGCATACGCCCGTCTGTCAACATCTGGCTCACTTGCAGCCTGAAACAAGAAGACAGTGTTGGGAACAGAGTGACACAGGACCTCTCTTGCAGAGGGATGTACTCCTCGCTAGGAGACACATGGGCCAGGGAGCACCAAGCTCCATGTTGGTCCAAGAACAGTAGCACCATTCCCCAGACACGGCACGAGGAACTTCAAGTCTTCTACACCAAGAGTTTGCCCTAGAGGTTCAAAATCCCAACAGAGGACCTGTCCCAGACCCAAGCCCCTTTGCACAGGAACAAGTCACAGATTTAAACATCAGAGAGGCTAAACGGGTCTCAGCACTACTTAGACAAATGCTTGCTGTAAAGCTAAGGTCTGCTCCATGCTTTCCCAGTCAATGGGTAACTATCTGGTTTTGGACCTAGTACAGAGCAGGGAAGGGAACTACCTGAAACACTTCGCAGGCTTGTGACAAATCCAAGGAAAACCTTCacacagcactcactgctgcaggACACCACAGAGGCAGGAATAAAATGGGTTCAAAAACGATTAGATTAAGTTTACAGGAGAAAAGTCCTCCTGGGAGGATACATTTGAGGAAGTTACCCTCTTCCTGGGTTCACTTTACGTCCTGCCCTACTGCTCATAGTCAGAGACTGGCTACAGGTTCAGCTGGAAGCACAACCCCGTTTCCAAGACCCCCTTCCACTTTCAAGCATTTGAGAAGTGCATCACACAATGAAAGACACTGCAGTCACCTCGCCAATGCTCCCTTCAAGCAGTGGGACCAGCTGCCTTGCCTGCCCTTACCAGCGTCCTCCAGGGAAGGTCCCGCTTGCATTTGTCGTACCAAGCGAGCAGGTTCCTGCGCAAGGCCTCGATCTCGGCTGCATCGCTGAAGAGGTGCCGCGCGGGCGGCTGAGCGGGTGCCGGAGCAGGGCCCCCTGCCAAGAGAGCAGCGGGGTCAGGCATAGGagaggctgggagaaggggctgggcagaggggagcccgACTGCAGCACCgcgggggcagaggcaggagccccgCAGAGCCACCGCCGGGTGGAGAAGCACCGAGGGCCCCGCGAGGACCCTACGAGGAGCAGGAAAGCACCGCGTGAAACCCGGGCTGGGGGCCAGAGGCTCCCACGgccagccgccccgccgccctcccgctgCCGGGCAcctccgcggggcgcggcgccctTCCGGCTCTTCTCCGGGGACCGGACCGCGCGGCTCCGTCGGAGcccccgggcagccgccgccgccgcccgcagctgGCTCATGcccgggccggggctgcagcaggggcagcccggGGACAGAGTGGGACCCGCGCCCCGCACGGAGCCACGTGACACTTTCCcgggaaaatgtttcctttccgccgccccgcccccgcgcgtgGACAAATCACAGCCggcggcctcggccccgcccTCTGTGAGCGAGCCAATCGGAAGGGGGAACAAGGGAGAGCGTTCGCGCCCTTCCTCTCCCCGTGCAGCCCGGGAGGAGGGGGCGGGTCCTCCCAACGCGGCAGAGCCAATCAACGCTCcgagaaaaaaaaagggctgcCTCCGCCCCGTCTCCCGCCGGCCCGAGCGGCCACACTGGAAGGACCCCGAGAGGCTGCCCGCACTAAGCGCCCAATTacttaaaaaacagatttcagcCGAAAACAGGTTTTAGAAAGGGGCAAAAACCTGTCGCGGGATCCGGAGCGGGGTCCGCCCGGCGGCAGGAGCGAGGCCGCTCGCGCgggtccggcggcggcggcagcgggcagagcccggggcagcccggccggcggcggcgaggccccggGCGCGCGGCGGCAGAATGGCGGCGCCGTGAGGGAGGCGCGGGCGAGGTGGCGGCCATGGCGGGCTCGCGGGTGCCGGTCGTGGACGTGCAGAGCGACAACTTCACGGAGCTGTGGCCCTCCATGGTGCTGGCCGTGCGCACCGCCACCTTCGTCGCCGTGGACACGGtgaggcggggcgggggcggcccgggggcgccgGTGCCCGCGGGCGCGGCCGGGTCCCGCGGCGCCGCTGACGGGGGTCTGCTGCCCGCAGGAGCTGAGCGGCCTCGGCGCCAGGAAGTCGCTGCTGAGCCCGTGAGTgccgccggtgccggggggggggggggggtcagcttcggtgcggcgggagcggcgcccgGTAACGGCAACTCCAACGGCCGCTGCTCCAACGGCCGCTTCGCGCCTCCGTGTTTCAGCCGCGGGgacggggcccggcccggccctcggTGGGGACCTTTGCGCCCTGGGCGGCTGTAAGGCCCgaggggggctgcggcggggccgggctgcccccgggAGACGGCGGTGGGGACACGCGGGCTCTCGTTCCGCTGCAGGTGCATCGAGGAGCGGTACAAAGCCGTGTGCAACGCTGCTCGAACGCGCTCCGTGCTGTCGCTGGGAATCGCTTGTTTCAAGCAGCTCCCGGAAAAGGTAGGTGGCCTGTGGAAGGGCGCCAGCCTGCCCTGCCTCGCCGGCCTCGGACCAAGTCGTTCCTGTTGGCTGGCCTGAGACCTTCAGAGCGAAGAGTTGGTGCATGGACCCCAAATAGAGATGGGATTCATCCCACACATGTTCATGCTCTGGCTGAGTGCTTACAGCTCTCTGGACTTGTTGCTTTCTTATCGAGAGCCCTTTGCAGCAGGTGTTTGTATCAGTCTGACTTTGCTTTGTGTGCTCTCTTTCTGCAGTCTGAGAACACGTACCTCTCCCAGATCTACAACCTGACACTCCTCTGCATGGAAGACTATATCGTCGAGCCCCAGTCGGTGCAGTTCTTGGTGCAGCACGGCTTTGACTTCAACAAGCAGTACTCTCAGGGGATCCCCTACCACAAGGGCAATGACAAGGTATGAGATTGCTGCCAGAGGCAGGTACCCACTTCTTCCCTGTCAATCTGTGCTCAGTGGCTGTCTCTGCTTTGGGCACCTCTGCTCCTCAGCTTGCTCTGCTCCAGGCTTTTGCAGAGGGAGCGTAGGGAGGATACTGAGTTTCCCCTGGCCCCGGAGTCTtcttcctgcagctgctgtgtagGACATGTGGCTGCTGTGTAAAGATGGGCTTGAGCTGGGATCTTGACTGCAGGATAACCCTtcgcttctttgctttttatacGCAGGCTTTCCATTGTTGTAGCTGCTTTTCCAAATATCCAGGCCTCTATTTGGTCAAAGCAAGCCACAGATGAAGGCAGCATCCTGCTATAGCAGGCTCTAAGAACCTCCTTGTATTGGGACAATTCGAGACACTAAGACTTGCTAACTTAATCCTTCTTCTTTCAGGGCAATGAGAACC encodes:
- the HPDL gene encoding 4-hydroxyphenylpyruvate dioxygenase-like protein, producing MAASLSRVCHISLHIPYGQAWAQDLATAFRFQPFAVRETPRVRQLALRRGTAVFVVNERLAARHAGSSHGDFLYDVDPRPALGTASNVCFEVDDVPGLCERLQSRGCSLQVPPTEVGDDGGSVTYGVVSSIVGNISHTLLDRSRYRGPFLPGFQAIPGAPPDVGDQVEITHFDHITCVCSRGSARAALDWYQQCFGFQRFLLNPQETLAEGYAISGQGVGMLLLALQSTKGAPAPPPHNCKLILVESLSQDSTNQVDTFLEQHGGAGIQHVGLCTPDIVSTTRALKQAGVQFFMPPTTYYNQGGKEEEIQGTGQDPRTLAELGILLDTAVPEDGKNGWLGADTSETPTQKKYLMQIFTHPIFPEETFFLELIERRGAPGFGEANIRALWKAVQVHMAQQQ
- the MUTYH gene encoding adenine DNA glycosylase codes for the protein MSQLRAAAAAARGLRRSRAVRSPEKSRKGAAPRGGGPAPAPAQPPARHLFSDAAEIEALRRNLLAWYDKCKRDLPWRTLAASEPDVDRRAYAVWVSEIMLQQTQVATVIDYYNRWMQKWPTLQALAEASLEEVNELWAGLGYYSRGKRLQEAARKVVSELAGRMPRTAEDLQKLLPGVGRYTAGAIASISYGQATGVVDGNVIRVLCRLRCIGADSSNPAVIDRLWDMANALVDRSRPGDFNQALMELGATVCVPKAPLCEQCPVKQHCRARRRVEKELALASQRLLGTCLPVPDVEDCSVGGCPFCPPATEPWDSSLGVTNFPRKAAKKQPRVAWTATCVLERRGRCGALEYLIVQRPSSGLLAGLWEFPSLPLALGLQEEKQREALADHLRAWTGWPVAAGGLRYVGEVIHIFSHIHQTYVVYSLPMDGDVTLDPALSPSRWVTEEEFHASAVSTAMKKVLKACKKQCGEQNGFGKGSKRKRGAKPGGASSCPTGTQLSLHAFLRAPSPQ